The Impatiens glandulifera chromosome 3, dImpGla2.1, whole genome shotgun sequence genome contains a region encoding:
- the LOC124928794 gene encoding uncharacterized protein LOC124928794, with the protein MTKITIYDCLSQCIADKSDRDDLVKSCMSECQPQKYTAPLIWVGFYIAGASLVCMIAMATDLFNGLRAKKSWFPCKFFTLNAAISAVLAIALKMPVDLSSSMPCGRDQLMKLSGTALMSVSMGNFMPSLAAMSDPELFANLIALAVFIVPLISNICIQIGTEVIYQGIVVQHVIIICCIILQFALLVSTAIASPTMKEHLDSAYKEAASLDAQPIIKDQLKKHWVMTQTSNPQFVIARSVMCTASGAICLVSVLVLAEAIIQLYITMSKKKIFFFPSSDYEWSANFIVVTQAVAVLVGSISPICRWLMVVWFKFAGWPKSSFQKFWTVEEYWTKRLRELKELQLGLNPRHVKFNKLVRDGKAMFLDIFIKFQTFTVLSCRFLCLVSLVFLLPFMFVYKIIRFDCKNMMFAKEDKDGSDLPKSTKTVKKTIGENTGAEENTDMTWDTTWVLKLDNDSELPNKTIKKIVGVFNGYINKGKKKANLEKADGFDGIEKFNSNFIEGLTKISIDGVYNNPNGVWAMRIVTLSTIVCCIKNIPDDRKFVSMVNNILKYVRYVEKALDAGRKDIDLGDAAMDAWIDVYNSNKWLKEIDIGKEIEKQMPFKTKLEKLKFSQENMEKHGNNRQIIAAAKWMNKTVEIFIQNLLVPSKDGKEIEEQKLYENLCLMVSDIIAACLVNLEKAININISKASIEKRESVVKDAASILGETEDIRQVAKERHFSITDSQDYNEYLKVSWWKVVIKKIPLEEAIASEKAEPPLVKITG; encoded by the coding sequence ATGACGAAAATAACCATTTATGACTGCCTCTCCCAATGCATCGCTGACAAGAGCGATAGAGATGATCTAGTGAAGAGTTGCATGTCCGAATGCCAGCCGCAAAAATATACAGCTCCCTTGATATGGGTCGGCTTCTACATCGCCGGTGCTTCTCTAGTATGCATGATAGCCATGGCAACCGACCTCTTCAACGGTTTACGTGCCAAAAAGTCTTGGTTTCCTTGCAAGTTCTTCACTCTAAACGCGGCCATCTCTGCCGTCTTAGCCATAGCCTTGAAGATGCCTGTCGACTTAAGCTCGTCCATGCCCTGCGGTAGAGACCAGCTCATGAAACTCTCTGGCACAGCCTTGATGTCGGTATCCATGGGTAACTTTATGCCGTCTCTTGCAGCCATGTCTGATCCAGAACTCTTTGCCAACTTGATCGCACTCGCCGTCTTTATAGTCCCTCTCATTTCAAATATATGTATTCAAATCGGAACCGAGGTGATTTACCAAGGTATTGTCGTGCAGCATGTCATAATCATATGTTGCATCATCCTCCAATTTGCCCTGTTGGTTTCCACTGCCATAGCTTCTCCAACCATGAAAGAACACCTCGACTCTGCCTACAAGGAAGCCGCGTCATTAGACGCCCAACCGATAATCAAAGACCAGCTAAAGAAGCATTGGGTTATGACGCAAACGAGCAACCCTCAATTTGTGATAGCTCGTTCTGTCATGTGCACCGCTTCCGGTGCAATTTGTTTAGTATCTGTTCTTGTTCTAGCTGAAGCTATTATTCAACTCTACATTACCATGTCTAAGAAAAAGATATTCTTCTTCCCCAGTTCCGATTACGAGTGGTCGGCGAATTTCATCGTTGTAACTCAGGCGGTGGCTGTTCTGGTCGGGTCGATATCCCCAATATGTCGATGGCTCATGGTTGTTTGGTTCAAATTTGCAGGCTGGCCAAAATCAAGTTTCCAAAAATTCTGGACAGTAGAAGAATACTGGACAAAGAGATTGCGGGAATTGAAAGAGTTGCAACTGGGATTGAATCCCCGCCATGTGAAATTCAACAAATTAGTTCGCGATGGGAAAGCGATGTTTCTGGATATCTTTATTAAGTTTCAGACTTTCACAGTCCTGTCATGTAGGTTCCTCTGTCTCGTCTCCTTAGTCTTCCTCCTTCCATTCATGTTTGTCTACAAGATCATACGCTTTGATTGTAAGAATATGATGTTCGCAAAAGAGGATAAGGATGGATCAGACTTGCCCAAGAGTACTAAAACAGTAAAGAAAACCATTGGGGAGAACACGGGCGCAGAAGAAAATACAGATATGACTTGGGATACTACATGGGTACTGAAACTTGACAACGATTCAGAGTTGCCGaataaaacaataaagaaaATCGTTGGTGTTTTTAATGGCTACATCAACAAAGGGAAGAAAAAGGCAAACCTTGAGAAGGCAGATGGGTTTGACGGGATCGAGAAATTCAATAGCAACTTTATTGAGGGACTTACCAAAATCAGCATAGATGGCGTTTATAATAATCCAAATGGCGTTTGGGCAATGAGGATTGTAACACTCTCCACCATCGTTTGCTGCATTAAAAATATCCCAGATGATCGTAAGTTTGTATCTATGGTGAACAACATCCTTAAATATGTTAGATACGTAGAAAAAGCTCTGGATGCTGGTCGGAAAGACATTGATCTTGGTGACGCTGCTATGGATGCATGGATAGATGTTTACAATTCTAATAAATGGCTTAAAGAAATCGACATCGGGAAAGAAATTGAGAAACAAATGCCCTTTAAGACGAAGcttgaaaaattaaagttttcgCAAGAAAATATGGAGAAACATGGTAATAATAGACAGATAATCGCAGCAGCGAAGTGGATGAACAAAACAGTCGAGATTTTTATACAAAACTTGTTGGTTCCAAGCAAGGATGGGAAGGAAATTGAGGAGCAAAAGTTATATGAGAATTTGTGTTTAATGGTTTCAGACATAATAGCAGCATGTCTAGTGAACCTAGAAAAAGCCATAAACATAAACATCTCAAAGGCTTCAATTGAAAAAAGAGAGTCGGTGGTTAAAGATGCGGCTTCCATATTGGGAGAGACAGAAGATATTCGACAAGTTGCGAAAGAGAGACATTTTTCCATAACTGATTCACAAGATTATAACGAATACTTAAAAGTATCATGGTGGAAGGTTGTAATCAAAAAAATTCCGCTTGAAGAAGCAATAGCAAGTGAAAAGGCCGAGCCTCCTTTAGTGAAGATCACCGGATAG
- the LOC124928730 gene encoding E3 ubiquitin ligase PQT3-like has protein sequence MAVYFKFKSAKDYDSISIDGHFISVSTLKEKIFESKHLGRGTDFDLVVTNAQTNEEYLDEDMLIPKNTSVLIRRVPGRPRMPIVTEPVNEQHEPKIENNQSDDIQTAKSSFMVVDSSTAGYPEDVEWDEFGTDLYAIPDAHATQLSNLVHDNTIAPNKEDEDSKIKALIDTPVLDWQRQTSDGFGGRGFGRGGGRMMGGRGFGRGGGSVLERKTPPPGYICHRCKVSGHFIQHCPTNGDPNYDIKRVKPPTGIPKSMLMATPDGSYSLPSGAAAVLKPNEDAFAREMLGLPSTHLVGDLPPELRCPLCTEVMKDAVLTSKCCFRSFCDKCIRNYFMSKKMCVCGAKNILADDLLPNKTVRDTINRLMESTNSSQENVGSTYQVQDMESKFPEPNLKDKTPSSPTVSATSKGKEVVLPPHDDEVLKANESSAQVNAVIDSSDKMLEKSGTGKVPDVSEATHDSVSVKEPVSQVSAPIVDEEVQQKPIISDAGKKKKKKKTRPPMSAAEMQWKMSQDLAAENYMMPMGGPAAAYNPYWNGGMQHGMEAYGAPHYPGPHPYNMGYGFSGPLDVPFGVLPQDPFGGVQQGFMMPPIHPPQRDLAELGMGFNMGHHPHQPPIMSREEFEARKADLRMKREFERRGALGVGGGERRDLLLSKDQQQQQQQQRSGVRQHISSSSRGDGPPQQQLKPKPKIATGPSSLPPASADHRHRSERNSPERSARGPDAPRPSSKRKSSDYDHDYDRREDNHHHHHRDSRERDRDRRHGSSSHHRADSSVARSSSPTPPPPLPAQQQIPSKSSSKLKPSVFSRISFPEGEKDPAAAIEGGGSKKRKIPSSGSDAPTHQQQKASENGQDYKISSSSSKAVTSSSAAASVSKKSAAAGGGCDYESSDDDRHFKRRPSRYESSPPKAIAASEHEETGRHSRGGGGTRDRERERDRERERKHRS, from the exons ATGGCTGTATACTTTAAGTTTAAAAGTGCAAAAGATTACGATTCTATATCAATTGATGGTCACTTCATATCAGTATCCACTTTGAAAGAGAAAATTTTCGAATCCAAGCATTTGGGAAGAGGCACTGATTTCGACCTTGTTGTCACCAATGCCCAAACCAATGAAG AGTACCTTGATGAGGATATGTTGATCCCTAAAAACACCTCAGTTTTAATTCGCCGTGTTCCTGGAAGACCGCGCATGCCCATTGTTACTGAACCAGTCAATGAACAACACGA GCCTAAGATTGAAAACAATCAATCCGATGACATTCAAACAGCCAAGAGTAGTTTCATGGTGGTCGATTCATCAACTGCAGGATAT CCTGAAGATGTAGAATGGGATGAATTTGGGACTGACTTATATGCAATTCCTGATGCACATGCAACTCAGTTAAGCAATCTAGTTCATGACAACACTATTGCTCCTAACAAAGAAGACGAGGATAGCAAGATTAAGGCTCTGATTGATACACCAGTATTAGATTGGCAACG TCAAACTTCTGATGGATTTGGGGGTAGAGGTTTTGGAAGGGGCGGTGGAAGAATGATGGGAGGACGTGGTTTTG GGCGTGGTGGTGGTAGTGTGTTGGAGCGGAAGACACCTCCCCCTGGCTATATATGCCACAGATGCAAAGTTTCTG GACATTTTATTCAGCACTGCCCAACAAATGGTGATCCAAACTATGATATAAAAAGGGTAAAGCCTCCAACTGGAATTCCAAAATCAATGTTAATGGCAACACCAGATGGTTCATATTCATTACCAAGTGGAGCAGCTGCTGTTTTGAAGCCTAATGA AGATGCATTTGCAAGGGAAATGCTTGGACTTCCTTCAACTCACCTTGTCGGTGACCTTCCTCCCGAGCTTCGTTGCCCTCTCTGTACAGAAGTTATGAAAGATGCAGTTCTCACCAGCAAATGTTGCTTTCGAAGTTTTTGTGATAAGT GTATAAGGAATTATTTCATGTCAAAGAAAATGTGTGTATGTGGAGCCAAAAATATATTAGCAGATGATCTATTGCCCAACAAGACTGTAAGGGATACAATCAACAGATTAATGGAGTCCACCAACAGCAGTCAAGAAAATGTTGGCAGTACATACCAAGTTCAAG ATATGGAATCTAAGTTTCCTGAACCAAATTTGAAAGATAAGACACCATCTTCTCCTACAGTATCTGCAACATCAAAGGGCAAAGAAGTAGTACTACCTCCACATGACGACGAGGTCTTGAAGGCAAATGAGTCTTCAGCTCAAGTAAATGCTGTTATTGATTCATCAGACAAGATGCTGGAGAAAAGTGGAACTGGAAAAGTTCCAGATGTTTCTGAAGCTACGCATGACTCGGTAAGTGTGAAGGAGCCTGTGTCGCAGGTAAGTGCCCCAATAGTGGATGAAGAAGTGCAGCAGAAGCCAATTATCAGTGATGCAG gaaaaaagaagaaaaagaagaaaactcGCCCCCCTATGAGTG CTGCAGAGATGCAGTGGAAAATGTCTCAAGATCTTGCGGCTGAGAATTACATGATGCCTATGGGTGGTCCTGCTGCTGCATACAATCCTTACTGGAATGGTGGTATGCAACATGGAATGGAAGCATATGGAGCCCCCCATTATCCCGGACCTCATCCCTATAATATGGGTTATGGATTCAGCGGTCCTTTAGATGTTCCATTTGGCGTCTTACCACAAGATCCATTTGGTGGAGTTCAACAAGGTTTTATGATGCCTCCAATTCATCCACCTCAGAG AGATCTTGCTGAGCTGGGAATGGGATTCAATATGGGACACCACCCGCACCAGCCACCTATAATGAGCAGGGAGGAATTTGAGGCGAGGAAGGCTGATCTGAGAATGAAGCGAGAATTTGAGAGACGAGGAGCACTTGGAGTAGGAGGAGGAGAAAG GAGggatttattattatctaaggatcagcagcagcagcaacaacaacaacgcAGTGGTGTGAGACAACATATAAGCAGTAGCAGTAGAGGAGACGGTCCTCCTCAGCAGCAGTTGAAACCGAAACCT AAAATAGCCACAGGTCCATCATCACTACCACCGGCAAGTGCTGATCACCGCCACCGTTCGGAAAGAAATTCGCCGGAGCGATCGGCCAGGGGTCCGGATGCGCCAAGGCCGTCTTCGAAAAGGAAATCATCAGATTACGACCACGATTACGATCGCCGCGAGGAtaatcaccaccaccaccaccgagATAGCAGGGAACGAGATCGAGATCGCCGCCATGGGAGCAGTAGTCACCACAGGGCTGACTCGTCTGTGGCGAGATCATCATCTCCGACTCCTCCACCTCCTCTACCAGCGCAGCAGCAGATTCCTTCGAAATCATCATCTAAGCTGAAACCTAGTGTGTTCTCTCGAATCAGTTTTCCCGAAGGAGAGAAAGATCCGGCGGCAGCGATCGAAGGTGGAGGTTCAAAGAAGCGGAAAATTCCTTCATCAGGTTCAGATGCACCAACTCACCAGCAGCAGAAGGCTTCGGAAAATGGTCAGGATTACAAGATCTCTTCATCCTCCTCCAAGGCAGTTACATCATCATCGGCTGCTGCATCTGTATCGAAGAAGAGTGCTGCTGCTGGTGGTGGCTGCGATTACGAATCTAGCGACGATGACCGTCATTTCAAGAGGAGGCCTTCCAGGTATGAATCTTCACCTCCGAAAGCCATAGCAGCATCCGAGCACGAGGAGACTGGTAGGCACTcgagaggaggaggaggaacaaGAGATCGAGAAAGGGAGAGAGATCgggaaagagaaagaaagcaTAGATCATAA